One genomic window of Actinoplanes lobatus includes the following:
- the tsaD gene encoding tRNA (adenosine(37)-N6)-threonylcarbamoyltransferase complex transferase subunit TsaD translates to MRDEPLVLGIETSCDETGVGIVRGHTLLADALASSVDQHARFGGVVPEVASRAHLEALVPTMQRALDEAGVTLADIDAIAVTSGPGLAGALLVGVAAAKGYALAAEKPIYGVNHLAAHVAVDTLEHGPLPEPAVAMLVSGGHSSLLLVDDLTAGVTPLGATIDDAAGEAFDKVARLLGLGFPGGPIIDRAAREGDPASIAFPRGLTAAKDLAAHRFDFSFSGLKTAVARWVESRERAGEPVPVADVSASFQEAVCDVLTAKAIDACRANGVGTLVIGGGVAANSRLRVLAEERAAKHGIAVRVPRPGLCTDNGAMVAALGSHLVMAGVAPSRLDLPADSAMSLTAVSVPG, encoded by the coding sequence ATGCGTGACGAACCCCTGGTCCTCGGGATCGAGACCTCCTGCGACGAGACGGGTGTCGGCATCGTGCGCGGGCACACCCTGCTCGCCGACGCGCTGGCCTCCAGCGTGGACCAGCATGCCCGCTTCGGTGGGGTGGTGCCGGAGGTGGCCAGCCGGGCGCACCTGGAGGCGCTGGTCCCGACCATGCAGCGGGCCCTCGACGAGGCCGGGGTGACCCTCGCCGACATCGACGCGATCGCCGTCACCAGCGGCCCCGGCCTGGCCGGCGCGCTGCTGGTCGGGGTGGCCGCGGCGAAGGGGTACGCGCTCGCCGCCGAGAAGCCGATCTACGGCGTGAACCACCTGGCCGCGCACGTGGCGGTGGACACCCTGGAGCACGGCCCGCTGCCCGAGCCGGCGGTGGCGATGCTGGTGTCCGGCGGCCACTCCTCGCTGCTGCTGGTCGACGACCTGACCGCGGGCGTGACGCCGCTCGGGGCGACCATCGACGACGCGGCGGGGGAGGCCTTCGACAAGGTGGCCCGGCTGCTGGGCCTGGGCTTCCCGGGCGGGCCGATCATCGACCGGGCGGCCCGCGAGGGCGATCCGGCGTCGATCGCGTTCCCGCGGGGGCTGACCGCCGCGAAGGATCTGGCGGCGCACCGGTTCGACTTCTCCTTCTCCGGGCTCAAGACGGCCGTGGCACGCTGGGTGGAGAGCCGGGAGCGGGCCGGTGAGCCGGTGCCGGTGGCGGACGTCTCGGCGAGCTTCCAGGAGGCGGTCTGTGACGTGCTCACCGCCAAGGCGATCGACGCCTGCCGGGCCAACGGGGTGGGCACCCTGGTCATCGGCGGTGGGGTGGCGGCCAATTCGCGACTGCGCGTGCTCGCTGAGGAACGCGCCGCGAAGCACGGGATCGCGGTCCGCGTACCCCGTCCGGGTTTGTGCACCGACAACGGCGCGATGGTCGCGGCACTCGGCTCGCATCTGGTGATGGCCGGCGTCGCCCCGAGCCGCCTGGACCTGCCCGCGGATTCCGCGATGAGTTTGACCGCGGTGAGTGTGCCGGGGTAG
- the tsaE gene encoding tRNA (adenosine(37)-N6)-threonylcarbamoyltransferase complex ATPase subunit type 1 TsaE has product MKLKTVDDTRAFGRRLAGLLRPGDLVLLTGPLGAGKTALAQGIGAGLGVEGPITSPTFVIARVHRGPVPLVHADAYRLGDRPDPRAEIDDLDLDASADDAVTVVEWGVGLVEQLNDEYLQVRLDRMDDDTRIVELSPHGGDWAHRLESM; this is encoded by the coding sequence GTGAAGCTGAAGACGGTCGACGACACCCGTGCGTTCGGGCGGCGGCTGGCCGGCCTGCTGCGGCCCGGTGACCTGGTGCTGCTTACCGGCCCGCTGGGCGCCGGTAAGACGGCCCTGGCCCAGGGGATCGGCGCCGGCCTGGGCGTGGAGGGGCCGATCACCTCGCCGACGTTCGTGATCGCGCGGGTGCATCGTGGCCCGGTGCCGCTGGTGCACGCCGACGCGTACCGGCTGGGCGACCGGCCGGACCCGCGCGCCGAGATCGACGACCTCGACCTGGACGCCTCGGCCGACGACGCGGTGACCGTCGTCGAGTGGGGCGTCGGCCTGGTGGAACAGCTCAACGACGAATACCTGCAGGTCCGTCTGGACCGGATGGACGACGACACCCGCATTGTCGAGTTGTCGCCGCACGGCGGCGACTGGGCACACCGACTGGAGAGCATGTGA
- the rimI gene encoding ribosomal protein S18-alanine N-acetyltransferase, whose product MSADLPVAGQVKTGADHVIERFRWWHIDEVMPIEEDLFGPEKWSPAMFWNELATRQFYLVATEADGAVAGYAGLSVVDEHESWVQNIAVRRDAQRRGIGRGLLEALLAEAARRGARKTLLEVAVDNAAAQRLYAEYDFEPVGIRRGYYQPSNTDALVMMRDA is encoded by the coding sequence ATGAGCGCCGACCTTCCGGTGGCCGGCCAGGTGAAGACGGGCGCGGACCATGTGATCGAGCGCTTCCGCTGGTGGCACATCGACGAGGTGATGCCGATCGAGGAGGACCTCTTCGGCCCGGAGAAGTGGTCTCCCGCCATGTTCTGGAACGAGCTGGCCACCCGCCAGTTCTACCTGGTCGCCACGGAGGCGGACGGTGCGGTGGCCGGCTATGCCGGACTGTCCGTCGTGGACGAGCACGAGTCCTGGGTGCAGAACATCGCGGTCCGCCGGGACGCGCAACGGCGGGGCATCGGCCGCGGGTTGCTGGAGGCGCTGCTCGCCGAGGCGGCCCGGCGCGGGGCCCGCAAGACGCTGCTCGAGGTGGCCGTGGACAACGCGGCCGCGCAGCGGCTCTACGCCGAGTACGACTTCGAGCCCGTCGGGATCCGGCGCGGCTACTACCAACCCAGCAACACGGACGCCCTGGTGATGATGCGCGATGCGTGA
- the ung gene encoding uracil-DNA glycosylase — MNLTELLPAEWRAELTPHLDDAATTALGQWVAEEYATQTVYPPVEDLFAAYRLCPPEQTRVLILGQDPYHGPGQAHGLSFSVRDGVRRPPSLSNIFKELNEDLNVPKPAGGDLTGWARQGVLLLNAVLTVRAGKAGSHGNKGWEAFTDATIKALDERDERIIFMLWGSYAKKKAALVTNPVHAILEAGHPSPLNRVGFLGSRPFSAANKALADGGRPVIDWDPRATV; from the coding sequence GTGAACCTGACCGAGCTGCTGCCCGCCGAGTGGCGTGCCGAGCTGACCCCCCACCTCGACGACGCCGCGACCACCGCTCTGGGGCAGTGGGTGGCGGAGGAGTATGCGACGCAGACCGTCTACCCACCGGTGGAGGACCTGTTCGCGGCGTACCGGCTGTGTCCCCCGGAGCAGACCCGGGTGCTGATCCTGGGCCAGGATCCCTACCACGGGCCCGGGCAGGCGCACGGTCTCAGCTTCAGCGTGCGTGACGGGGTCCGCCGGCCGCCGTCGCTGAGCAACATCTTCAAGGAGCTCAACGAGGACCTCAACGTGCCCAAGCCGGCGGGCGGCGACCTGACCGGGTGGGCCCGGCAGGGTGTGCTGCTGCTCAACGCGGTTCTGACGGTCCGGGCGGGCAAGGCCGGATCGCACGGCAACAAGGGCTGGGAGGCGTTCACCGACGCCACCATCAAGGCCCTCGACGAGCGTGACGAGCGGATCATCTTCATGCTCTGGGGCAGCTATGCGAAGAAGAAGGCGGCGCTGGTCACCAACCCGGTGCACGCGATCCTGGAAGCCGGCCACCCGAGCCCGCTGAACCGGGTCGGGTTCCTCGGCAGCCGTCCGTTCAGCGCGGCCAACAAGGCGCTGGCCGACGGCGGACGGCCGGTCATCGACTGGGACCCGCGGGCCACCGTCTAG
- the tsaB gene encoding tRNA (adenosine(37)-N6)-threonylcarbamoyltransferase complex dimerization subunit type 1 TsaB yields the protein MLVLALDTATPASTAALVEVTVDGLTGVAERRTVDPRAHGERLAPEIAAVLADAGLRPRDVTAIVAGVGPGPFTGLRVGLATAASMGQALGIPTYAVCSLDALGRSAGPGRVLIATDARRREVYFATYADGERVTGPEVAKPADVAALVHGATGGSLPAGVLVGAEEAGGGTSMAGLVDRAAGEGALKYGDVFGVPVEEHLLYPPGAALVALAAERIRAGAPGEALTPLYLRRPDAVEPSARKAVLT from the coding sequence GTGCTGGTACTGGCTCTGGACACCGCAACCCCCGCCTCGACGGCCGCGCTCGTCGAGGTGACCGTGGACGGTCTGACCGGGGTGGCGGAGCGGCGCACCGTCGATCCGCGCGCCCACGGGGAGCGGCTCGCCCCGGAGATCGCCGCCGTGCTCGCCGACGCCGGGCTCCGGCCGCGGGATGTCACCGCGATCGTGGCCGGTGTCGGGCCGGGGCCCTTCACCGGGCTGCGCGTCGGGCTGGCCACGGCGGCGAGCATGGGGCAGGCGCTGGGCATCCCGACGTACGCGGTGTGCTCGCTGGACGCCCTGGGGCGCTCGGCCGGACCCGGCCGGGTGCTGATCGCCACCGACGCCCGGCGCCGCGAGGTGTATTTCGCGACGTACGCGGACGGTGAGCGGGTGACCGGGCCGGAGGTGGCCAAGCCGGCCGACGTGGCCGCCCTGGTGCACGGCGCCACCGGTGGCTCGCTGCCGGCCGGGGTGCTGGTCGGCGCCGAGGAGGCGGGCGGCGGCACGTCGATGGCCGGGCTGGTCGACCGGGCGGCCGGTGAGGGCGCCCTGAAGTACGGGGACGTGTTCGGCGTGCCGGTCGAGGAGCACCTGCTCTACCCGCCGGGGGCGGCGCTGGTCGCGCTCGCGGCCGAGCGGATCCGGGCGGGCGCGCCGGGCGAGGCGCTGACGCCGCTCTACCTGCGCCGGCCGGACGCGGTGGAGCCGAGCGCCCGCAAGGCGGTGCTCACCTGA
- a CDS encoding ABC transporter transmembrane domain-containing protein, whose product MRRLPVTDPGTPDSRSATRYLFWLVRRSRLTVAAAALLAIAWMGCQALVPALVGRAVDAAVTRDAAALLAWALLLLGVGVVQALTGITRHRFAVANWLAAAFRTVQVVVRQANRLGSTLPRRLDAGEVVAIGTSDITHIGGAVDITSRGAGSLLAVVTITVVLLRTSVPLGLIVLVGVPLLMIVVGLLIRPLHRRQKAYRESQGRLTGRAADLVGGLRVLRGVGGESAVAARYRAESQALRAAGVRTARVESLLEAAQVLLPGAFLVLVTWLGARFAADGRITVGQLVSFYAYAAFLVAPLRQLTDVLDKMTRGHVSSRRVVAVLQVVGDLPDPPEPVPLPPGELADSGSGVRIPRGRLTAIVASTPADAARIADRLGRYTDGATMDGVPLSAVALAEVRDRILVVDNDARLFSGRLGSDLDPDGRGGVAQALAAAAATDIVDALPNALDTVIADRGRSFSGGQQQRLRLARALIADPEVLILVEPTNAVDAHTEARIAERLRAARSGRTTVVCTSSPLVLSRTDHVCYVEDGRLVAAGRHRDLLRGEPGYARMVLREEKQ is encoded by the coding sequence ATGCGAAGACTGCCCGTCACCGATCCCGGCACACCCGACTCCCGGTCCGCCACTCGATATCTGTTCTGGCTGGTCCGGCGCTCCCGGCTGACGGTCGCGGCGGCGGCCCTGCTGGCGATCGCCTGGATGGGCTGTCAGGCTCTGGTGCCCGCCCTGGTGGGCCGGGCCGTCGACGCCGCCGTGACGCGCGACGCCGCGGCCCTGCTGGCCTGGGCGCTGCTGCTGCTCGGCGTCGGCGTGGTGCAGGCGCTGACCGGTATCACCCGGCACCGGTTCGCGGTGGCCAACTGGCTGGCCGCAGCCTTCCGGACCGTGCAGGTGGTGGTCCGGCAGGCGAACCGGCTCGGCTCCACCCTGCCGCGACGGCTGGACGCGGGCGAGGTGGTCGCGATCGGCACCTCGGACATCACCCACATCGGCGGCGCCGTCGACATCACCTCACGCGGCGCCGGTTCGCTGCTGGCCGTGGTCACGATCACCGTGGTGCTGCTGCGCACGTCGGTGCCGCTGGGCCTGATCGTGCTGGTCGGGGTGCCGCTGCTGATGATCGTGGTGGGCCTGCTGATCCGGCCGCTGCACCGGCGGCAGAAGGCGTACCGGGAGAGCCAGGGCCGTCTGACCGGCCGGGCCGCGGACCTGGTCGGCGGGCTGCGGGTGCTGCGCGGCGTGGGCGGGGAGTCGGCCGTGGCGGCGCGCTACCGCGCCGAGTCACAGGCGCTGCGCGCGGCGGGGGTACGCACGGCGCGCGTCGAATCGCTGCTGGAGGCGGCCCAGGTGCTGCTGCCCGGGGCGTTCCTGGTGCTGGTCACCTGGCTGGGCGCCCGGTTCGCGGCGGACGGGCGGATCACCGTGGGGCAGTTGGTGTCGTTCTACGCGTACGCCGCCTTCCTGGTCGCCCCGCTGCGTCAGCTCACCGACGTGCTGGACAAGATGACCCGGGGCCACGTGTCGAGCCGCCGGGTGGTGGCCGTGCTCCAGGTGGTGGGCGACCTGCCGGATCCACCGGAGCCGGTCCCGCTGCCCCCGGGTGAGCTGGCCGATTCCGGGTCGGGGGTGCGGATCCCGCGGGGCCGGCTGACCGCGATCGTGGCGTCCACGCCGGCCGACGCGGCCCGGATCGCCGACCGGCTCGGCCGGTACACCGACGGCGCCACGATGGACGGTGTGCCGCTGTCGGCCGTGGCCCTGGCCGAGGTGCGGGACCGGATCCTGGTCGTCGACAACGACGCCCGCCTCTTCTCCGGCCGGCTCGGTTCCGATCTGGACCCGGACGGTCGCGGTGGCGTCGCCCAGGCGCTCGCGGCCGCCGCCGCCACCGACATCGTCGACGCGCTGCCGAACGCCCTGGACACCGTGATCGCCGACCGCGGCCGCTCCTTCTCCGGCGGCCAGCAGCAGCGGCTGCGCCTGGCCCGCGCGCTGATCGCCGACCCCGAGGTGCTGATCCTGGTGGAGCCGACGAACGCCGTCGACGCGCACACCGAGGCCCGCATCGCCGAGCGGCTGCGCGCCGCCCGCAGCGGCCGGACCACCGTGGTGTGCACGTCCAGCCCGCTGGTGCTGAGCCGCACCGATCACGTCTGCTACGTCGAGGACGGCCGGCTGGTGGCCGCCGGCCGGCACCGGGACCTGCTCCGCGGTGAACCCGGCTACGCCCGGATGGTGCTGCGCGAGGAGAAGCAGTGA